From Rutidosis leptorrhynchoides isolate AG116_Rl617_1_P2 chromosome 3, CSIRO_AGI_Rlap_v1, whole genome shotgun sequence, a single genomic window includes:
- the LOC139899517 gene encoding protein trichome birefringence-like 34, with product METIPKLIHWYHSIVFMLVMGVIMGVVVYFGGDNNGILLDHIIEDSEKVENIDLFKSCDFFSGNWVYDNISRPLYKEQECSYLTDAYACEKFGRKELKYQFWRWQPHGCDLPRFNGTALLEKLRDKRVVFVGDSLGKNHWVSLLCLIDSWILEPSHKVAEWHDSLITFKASEYNVSIDFYWEPLLVESNCDNPIIHRESDRIMKIESIEKHAKQWIDADMLIFDSYTWWLESNMTLLWGSFENPDRTYVESGKVRRYEMALKTWSDWLESHLNRTKTRIIFTSLSSQHYNGEDWGKAMGENCFNETEPILKAAYWGDATHKELMRTVESAVQDLKDKSFKIEILNITQLSEYRKDGHPTKYKRHWTPVTEDELANPVKYADCAHWCLPGVPDVWNEILYAYILYII from the exons ATGGAAACGATACCGAAATTGATCCATTGGTATCATTCCATAGTGTTTATGCTTGTTATGGGAGTGATCATGGGAGTTGTAGTTTACTTTGGTGGAGACAACAATGGAATTTTACTTGATCATATTATTGAAGATTCGGAAAAAGTGGAGAACAttgatttgtttaaaagttgtgatTTTTTCAGTGGGAATTGGGTTTATGATAACATATCTAGACCTTTGTATAAAGAACAAGAGTGTTCTTACCTGACGGATGCTTACGCGTGCGAGAAATTTGGAAGAAAGGAATTAAAGTATCAGTTTTGGAGATGGCAACCTCATGGTTGTGATCTTCCCAG GTTTAATGGAACAGCATTGTTGGAGAAGTTAAGGGATAAAAGGGTTGTTTTTGTAGGGGATTCATTAGGCAAGAATCATTGGGTTTCACTCTTATGTCTTATTGATTCATGGATCCTCGAACCATCACATAAGGTTGCAGAATGGCATGACTCATTGATCACTTTTAAGGCATCG GAATACAATGTTTCCATTGATTTTTATTGGGAACCATTGTTGGTTGAATCAAATTGCGACAATCCAATCATACACCGGGAAAGTGATCGGATCATGAAGATCGAGAGTATTGAAAAGCATGCCAAACAATGGATTGATGCGGACATGCTGATTTTTGACTCATATACTTGGTGGCTTGAGTCTAACATGACACTCTT GTGGGGATCGTTTGAGAACCCTGATAGAACATACGTTGAATCAGGAAAGGTAAGACGCTATGAAATGGCTCTAAAAACATGGTCAGATTGGTTGGAAAGTCACCTCAATCGTACAAAAACTAGAATCATCTTCACAAGCCTCTCGTCTCAACACTATAA TGGAGAAGATTGGGGCAAAGCTATGGGAGAAAATTGCTTCAATGAAACAGAACCAATATTGAAAGCCGCGTATTGGGGTGATGCAACACATAAAGAACTAATGAGAACAGTTGAATCAGCAGTGCAAGACCTCAAAGATAAAAGTTTTAAGATTGAAATACTAAACATAACACAACTCTCGGAATATCGTAAAGACGGACATCCTACAAAGTACAAAAGACATTGGACTCCTGTTACAGAAGATGAATTGGCCAACCCTGTAAAATATGCAGATTGTGCACATTGGTGTCTTCCAGGAGTTCCCGATGTTTGGAATGAGATCCTTTATgcttatatactttatataatctaA